Proteins from a single region of Undibacterium sp. KW1:
- the rpmF gene encoding 50S ribosomal protein L32, with product MAVQQNKKSPSKRGMHRSHDFLVAPQLGIEPTTGETHLRHHISPNGFYRGRKVLKTKNDE from the coding sequence ATGGCAGTTCAACAAAACAAAAAGTCCCCATCCAAGCGTGGCATGCACCGTTCCCACGATTTCCTGGTTGCACCACAACTGGGTATCGAGCCAACAACTGGTGAAACACATCTGCGTCACCACATCAGCCCTAACGGCTTTTACCGTGGTCGTAAAGTATTGAAAACCAAGAACGACGAGTAA
- a CDS encoding DUF177 domain-containing protein, with translation MQVFVIDAFTFSRLEEQRSGSILVADLPRLSEESANTEGALNWSLQGGKGKLGHAQLELSVNGTVQLMCQRCLTPFAFDIDSESILILAKNEENADEIEALLEDDEVDVVVGSKTFNVMELIEDEVLLAIPQSPKHAVCPDLPLASADTTAAIDAEVGKKESPFAVLKKINGRT, from the coding sequence ATGCAAGTATTTGTGATTGACGCTTTCACGTTCTCCCGGCTCGAAGAGCAGCGTTCGGGAAGCATTTTAGTCGCAGATTTGCCTCGCCTGTCAGAAGAAAGTGCAAACACCGAAGGTGCCTTGAACTGGTCTCTGCAAGGTGGTAAAGGCAAGCTGGGTCATGCACAGTTGGAGTTATCTGTGAATGGCACGGTACAGTTGATGTGTCAGCGCTGTTTGACGCCGTTTGCATTTGATATTGACTCTGAATCCATATTGATACTCGCCAAAAACGAAGAAAATGCTGATGAAATTGAAGCATTGCTCGAAGATGACGAGGTCGATGTTGTAGTGGGTAGTAAAACATTCAATGTCATGGAGTTGATAGAGGATGAGGTGCTACTGGCAATACCCCAATCGCCCAAACATGCAGTATGCCCGGATTTACCGTTGGCTTCAGCAGATACTACTGCAGCGATTGACGCGGAAGTCGGCAAAAAAGAATCACCTTTTGCCGTGCTGAAGAAAATTAATGGGCGTACCTAG